A genome region from Trichoderma asperellum chromosome 7, complete sequence includes the following:
- a CDS encoding uncharacterized protein (EggNog:ENOG41~TransMembrane:1 (o396-413i)): MQAAKVPLRSRSKRGCWTCRIRHRKCDEGHPFCKECDNRNIHCHGYGPRPSWLDNEEQVRAELSLVKRAVKQNARQLNKGGNRTGPQLRTISSKPQQDAVAVAGPEQALWASCPSQEMRYREAELIMLYLDYIFPIQYPYYTDNPELGGRGWLFWLLLNNRPLRQASMTLAALYQRTKFARGTEYMEAELIEYHTTALSAMRHALSANEGNLALDEGGRLITFISSGCCLISFEILQGGSLSWQTHLDALTTVVSKLGPLFIGLDPAPREHSSSPTDQTPPNGAAMSPIWRGMMYAKRFEFTKLLWFEILSTASTGVPPRLPYRQWLDSEEILMADFVGCENWVMRVIGDLSMIQVGGECNTLEERRESLLRLEKVLQNGIERLRRKVEDPPVSHYISRVFATGALVLLYVILSSIHPSEANIYAAVASVISELQQAPSDVSLRGVVWSICIAGSMAQPDQQAFFEHLMTRILNKTTNKTTKDFGNCGSVQRILRQCWTKRHEDPRSEFTWRDAMEDIGDFPLLV; the protein is encoded by the exons ATGCAGGCGGCAAAAGTGCCGCTGAGAAGCCGGTCTAAAAGAGGCTGTTGGACGTGTCGTATCAGACACCGCAAATGCGATGAAGGCCACCCCTTCTGCAAGGAGTGCGACAACCGCAACATCCACTGCCACGGCTACGGCCCTCGGCCTTCATGGCTGGACAATGAGGAGCAGGTCCGCGCCGAGCTCTCGCTGGTCAAGAGGGCTGTCAAGCAGAACGCCAGGCAGCTAAACAAGGGTGGCAACAGGACGGGCCCTCAACTGCGGACAATCTCATCTAAACCGCAGCAGGACGCGGTCGCTGTAGCTGGGCCCGAGCAGGCCCTGTGGGCCTCGTGCCCGAGTCAGGAAATGCGGTACCGCGAAGCTGAACTCATCATGCTCTACCTGGACTACATCTTCCCCATCCAGTATCCCTACTACACTGACAACCCCGAGCTGGGCGGCCGCGGCTGGCTCTtctggctgctgttgaatAACCGGCCGCTGAGGCAGGCCTCAATGACGCTGGCCGCCCTGTACCAGCGGACCAAGTTTGCGCGAGGCACCGAGTATATGGAGGCCGAGCTGATAGAATATCACACCACGGCGTTGAGTGCCATGCGCCATGCTCTTTCGGCCAACGAAGGTAACCTTGCATTAGACGAAGGCGGACGGCTCATTACGTTTATTTCTAGTGGCTGTTGTCTCATTAGTTTCGAG ATTTTACAAGGTGGCTCATTGAGCTGGCAGACGCATCTTGATGCCCTTACAACAGTTGTAAGCAAGCTGGGGCCGTTGTTCATCGGCCTGGACCCTGCTCCTCGAGAGCACAGCAGCTCTCCAACAGATCAGACGCCGCCAAACGGCGCTGCCATGTCGCCCATCTGGCGCGGCATGATGTATGCAAAGCGCTTCGAATTCACAAAGCTCCTCTGGTTCGAGATTCTCTCTACAGCATCCACGGGAGTGCCGCCACGCTTGCCGTACCGACAGTGGCTAGACTCGGAAGAGATTCTGATGGCCGACTTTGTTGGCTGCGAGAATTGGGTGATGCGTGTCATTGGAGATTTATCAATGATCCAGGTGGGAGGCGAGTGTAATACTCTAGAAGAAAGACGCGAGTCGCTGCTCAGGCTTGAGAAGGTGCTGCAGAATGGCATCGAGCGACTGCGCAGGAAAGTTGAAGAT CCGCCTGTATCGCACTACATATCGCGAGTATTCGCCACTGGAGCCCTAGTTCTGCTCTATGTTATCCTATCCAGCATCCATCCTTCTGAAGCTAACATTTACGCTGCCGTTGCATCTGTCATAAGCGAGCTCCAACAGGCGCCCAGTGATGTTTCGCTCCGTGGGGTTGTTTGGTCGATCTGCATAGCTGGGTCCATGGCGCAGCCAGATCAGCAGGCTTTTTTTGAGCACCTCATGACGCGGATCTTGAATAAAACGACGAATAAAACAACAAAGGACTTTGGAAACTGTGGGAGCGTGCAGCGGATCTTGCGACAATGCTGGACCAAGAGACATGAGGATCCAAGGTCTGAGTTCACGTGGCGAGATGCGATGGAGGACATTGGAGACTTTCCGCTGCTGGTGTGA